Below is a window of Campylobacter concisus DNA.
GTCTCTTGCAAAAGTTATTTTCATTGTATCACTTAGCATTGAGATAGTTTTTATACCCTCTATCATCTTATCTCTACTTAGTTGAAGTCTTTTTCTTACTTCTTTTGGTATGACACGCTCATAGTCTGGAAATTTACCATTTATAAGTTTTGTGAAAAACTCAAAATTTTGGCTTTGAGCGATTAAGATATTTTCATCATAGTAAATTTCTATCTTGTCAAAAAATAGTTTTTGTATTTCATTGATAGCTTTTTTAGGGATTATAAGTGAAAATTCCTTTTCAGTTGGTGTTTGAAATTTAAATACACTAAGTCTTCTTGTATCAGTACCAACGATATTTATAAAGTCTTGTTTAATATCAAGGAAAGCACCATTTAGTTCAAATTTTGGGTTATTACTATCAATGCTTGGTAAAATTTTCTTTAAACTTCTTCCTAACATAACAGCATCAACATCAAATTTTGATTTACCCTCAATCGTTGGAAATTCTGGAAAATCTTCAAATTTATACATTGGAAGTTTGTATTTTGAGTTTTTTTGTTTTATATAAAGATAGTTATTTACAGTTTCTAACATCACTTCTTCGTCTTTTAGACTTTTTATAATGTCAAGTAGTTTTTTACCGTTTGCAGTTGCATAACCTTGATCAACGATTTTTACATTACTTAACTTATATGCTAGTCCTATCTCATGATCAGTTGCTTTTATATTTAAAACTCCATCTTTTGCTGAGATATAAATATGAGAAGTTATAGCACTAAGATCTCTTTTTTCAAGATATGGATTTGTATTTGTTACTATGCTTTCAAGCATATTTTTGTTTATTAAAACTTTCATTAAAAACTTCCTTCTATTTTTAAATTTAATTTTTTTGTTTTAGTAGGTGATGTTAAAAAGTGAAAAGTGCTTTTCAACACCGAAATACAGCTATTTGAAATGTGAAAAATTATATTTTCTTTTTCACATTTATTCACAAATTTCATATTGTATTTTATCCTTTTGTCAAAATTTTGTTTTTTAATTCAGTAACTTTTAGACTAAAAATTTCATTAGTTTGTATTAGTTCATTTATCTTTTTAATATTATGACTAACGGCACTGTGATCTTTCATGCCAAAATAGTTTGCAATTTGTGGCATTGAATTTGTAGTGAGCATCTTTGCAAGATATATGATTATTCGTCTAGCTTCTACAATATTTGCAACTCGTGATTTGCTTTTTATATCACTTTGTTTGATATTTAGCTCTTTACTAACTATTTCGATGATAGTATCGAAATTTATATTTTCACGTTTTTCTTTAATCAAATCTTTTAATATACTTTTTGCAAGATCAAGTGTTATCTCTTCTTTCATAAGAGTTTTAAAAACATTTAAATTTATGATAGCTCCCTCGATCTCACGGATATTATCTCCCATGTTTGTAGCTATGTAGTTTATAACCTCTTTATTTAGATCGATTTTATCAAATTCACATTTTTTGATGATGATGGCTATCTTTGTATCAAGTTCGGGCGGCGTAATATCAGCCATAAAAGCTTTATCAAATCTTGAAATCATCCTATCTTCAAAGCCTTTTAGCGTTTTTGGAGGTCGATCTGAAGTCATAACTATTTGACCATTTTTTGCTAAAAGTTCATTATATGTGTTGAAAAATTCCTCTTGGATTTTATCAGTTTTGCCAAGAAACTGTACATCGTCTATTAGTAAAACATCACAGTTTCTATATTTTTCACGAAATTTTGGCATTGAGTGGTTATTTATATGACTGGTAAAATCTATCATAAATTGTTCACTAGTCACGCAAATAACGGTTTTTCCTTTATTTAGGCAGTGATTTCCGACTGACTGGAGTAAGTGAGTCTTGCCAAGTCCCGTCGTGCCATAGATAAAAAGTGGATTATAAAGTACACCAGGTTTTCAGCAGCTGCTTTTGCGCTTAAAAATGCGTATTGATTTGACGCTCCACAGACAAAATTTTCAAATGTGTAGCTTGGATTTAAAATGCTACTTTGTGTTTTTATTTGCTTAACATTTATTTGATTTTGTTTTGATGTCTTGCTACTTTTAGTAGATGAAATTTCTATATTTGGTTTTATGCCTGTTTTAACTTCATATAGATGAGCGATTTTATCAGCATATCTTGTATTTATAAATTTAGCCATCAACTCATTTGGTGCAGTAAATACGATAATATGATCGTCTGAAGCCTTTTCGTTAAATTTTAATTGTTTGATATAACTTTGGTATTCTTCAGGTGAAATTTGTGTTGAAAGATTTTCTAAAATTTCGTCTGCTATCAAATTTTTATGCCTTAAATTTCGAGAATTTTTATAGTGATACTATCTTAATTTTAATAAAACCTTTGTTAAACTCTAACAAACTTTTTCACATCGTGAAAAAGTCGTGAAAAAGTATTGAAAAGATAGTGATGAAAATTTTAGGAATCGACCCAGGTACGAAGAATTGTGGTTATGCAATACTTGAAAAAAATAAATTGAAAACTACTCTTCTTGAAGCAGGACTCATAAAAATAAAACCAAACACACTTCAATATCAGATTACCGAGCTTTGCGAGGGGCTTGATCTCATCTTTAAAAACCATAAATTTGACGAAGTTGCGATTGAAGATATATTTTTTGCTTACAATCCAAAAACGGTTTTAAAGCTCGCTCAGTTTCGAGGAGCACTTAGCCTTAAAATTTTACAGCTTCATGGTGATTTTGCCGAGTATACGCCACTTCAGGTAAAAAAAACTGTCACTGGCAAGGCTA
It encodes the following:
- a CDS encoding crossover junction endodeoxyribonuclease RuvC, whose amino-acid sequence is MKILGIDPGTKNCGYAILEKNKLKTTLLEAGLIKIKPNTLQYQITELCEGLDLIFKNHKFDEVAIEDIFFAYNPKTVLKLAQFRGALSLKILQLHGDFAEYTPLQVKKTVTGKAKADKEQVAFMVKKILGINKDIKPLDITDAIAIALTHANNLRIS
- a CDS encoding DNA polymerase III subunit beta translates to MKVLINKNMLESIVTNTNPYLEKRDLSAITSHIYISAKDGVLNIKATDHEIGLAYKLSNVKIVDQGYATANGKKLLDIIKSLKDEEVMLETVNNYLYIKQKNSKYKLPMYKFEDFPEFPTIEGKSKFDVDAVMLGRSLKKILPSIDSNNPKFELNGAFLDIKQDFINIVGTDTRRLSVFKFQTPTEKEFSLIIPKKAINEIQKLFFDKIEIYYDENILIAQSQNFEFFTKLINGKFPDYERVIPKEVRKRLQLSRDKMIEGIKTISMLSDTMKITFARDNITFESVIEDNSEAKTMIDYQTGLEDEFFIGIKNRYLLDFLTSIEDENFELGFNESSLAFVVSSKELTTVIMPINL